The genomic DNA CAACGCCACCATGCCGCCGATCATGGTTCACATCGCTAAGACCGGCGGCGCGGCTGAGACGGTCGCCTGGTACCGGGCCTTTGTGGGCGTGGGCGGCTGGGTGGACACCATCGGGCTGTCGTACTACCCGATGTGGCATGGCGATTCCTCAGGCCTCAGCGAGACCATCAAACAACTGCGGGCCAACTTCACCTGGGCGAAAGTCTATCTGGCGGAAACGGCCTCCTACTGGGCCCCAAACCAGGGAGGGTACACCAACCTGCCGTATCCGCAGACCCCGCAGGGTCAGTCCGATTACCTGAAAGCCCTGACCCCCGTGGTCCAGGGCGCCGGAGGCAGCGGCATCTTCTACTGGGGCGCCTTCTGGTCCCAGAGCAGCCGGTGGCTGATCGCGCCCGACTGGAAAGACGACGACGCCTCTCGCCGGTCGCTGTTCGACGATGGCGCCCGCGCGACGGCGGGGATCGACGGCCTGAACTAAGTCAGACCCCATTCAGCCCACGACCGGAGCCCCCATTCCGGGGTTCCAAGCAAGGAGAGTGCCATGAAGAGAATGTTCGTTCTGATGTCCCTGGCCCTGGCGGGCACCGCCAGCGCCTCCACCCTCACCGTCTGGAGCCACTTCACGGACGCCGCCGAGCTGTCCTGGCTCCGGGCTCAGGCCGACGCCTTCGGGAAGGCCACCGGCAACAAGGTGAGTATCGTCAGCGTCCCGCTCGACCAGATTCCCGACAAGCTCATTCAGTCCGCCCCCAAGGGTCAGGGCCCGGACATGGTCGTCACCCTCCCGCAGGACCGGCTGGGTCAGCTCGCCGCGGCGGGGGTCGTCGAGCCGATGGACAAGTACGTGGTGAGCAAGACGGACCTCGACCGCACCGCGGTGCAGGCGATGACCTACCGGGGACGGCTCTTCGGGCTCCCCATGTTCGCCGAGTCCGTCGCCCTGATCTACAACAAGAAGCTGGTCCCCCGGGCCCCGACCACCTGGAACGAGTTTATCAGCGTGGCCCAGAAGAACACCGGGAACGGCAAGTTCGGCTTTCTGACCGATCTGGGCAACGCCTATGCCAACTACGGCTTCTTCAGTGCCTACGGCAGTTACATCTTCAAGAACAACGGCGGCACCCTGAATGTTCAGGATGTGGGGATCAGCAACGCTGGGGCCCTCAAGGCCGTCTCCTTGATGAACGACCTGCGCTACAAGTACAAGCTCGTGCCCGAGGGCGTGTCCGCCGACGCGGCCAAGAGTGCGTTCGTGGGCGGCCGCCTGGCGATGGTCGTGACCGGTCCCTGGGACATGGGGGACATCAAGAAGGCCGGGATCGACTACGGCATCACCACCATCCCGGCGCCTCCCGGGGCCACCGGGAAATGGGGGCCGTTCGTCGGCGTTCAGGGGGTCGTGCTCAATGCCTACAGCAAGAACAAGACCCTGGCGGCGCAGTTCGCCAAGGCGCTGGTCACCAGCCCGGCCCAGTTCGCCTTCAATCAGGCGGGTGGGCGCATCCCCGTGAGCCTTGCCGCGCGCACCCGGCTGAAGGCGGACCCGGTCGTCACGGGCTTCGGCAAGGCGATCTCGGCGGGGACCCCGATGCCGAACGTGCCGGAGATGGGGGCGGTCTGGGGACCGTGGGGCAACGCGGTGGCCCAGAGCGTGCAGAAGCCGGGCCCCAACTACACCTCGATCCTCTCGGCGGCGCTCAAGGAGATCAAGGGCAACATCAAGTAACGGAGGAACAAGGGCGGCCGTGCGGAGGGGTGATCTCCGGCACGGCCGCCCCTCTGTAGGGGAGGGGCGAAGAACGAGTTCAACCAGGCCAGCTTGAACCTCGGCGGCGGAAGCTCAATCTTCCTGGTCTGATACCCCTTTACGTGCTCACCACATCCGCCCAGTCTCTTCTGCCTCACGCTCGCAGGGCGAGAGAAGTTCGTGGAAGGCCGATACCCCGAACAAGTCAGGGCTACGCTGGGGGATGCTACACGTCGAAGCGCCCGGAGAAGAGGTTGAACTTCGCGGTCAAATAGGAGATGCGAACTCCTTGCGTGAGGTGGTACGGGAAACGGTCAAGCTGTGGCGCAAGCACCACCTGAGCTACGACCAGACCAAGCACGTCGTCGAGGACGTGAGGCGAGCCCTGGGGCTCGCCGCTCCCAAGGAACGCAGGCGCACGGTGGACCGCCTCGACCGCGAGGAGGTCGAGCGGCTGACCGAGGCGGCCTACCGCCGGGCCAGCGGGTACGGGCTGATGGTCAAAACACTGTTCTACACGGGCGCCCGCGTGTCCGAATTCATCAACATCCGCGTGACGGACCTGCATCTGGCCCTGGACCCGCCTCAGGTCTACATCGCCCACGCGAAGGGCGGCAGCGACGGGTATGTGCCGATCCTGCCCGCCCTGGCCCAGGAACTGCGGACCCATCTCGCGGGGCGCCGGACGGGGTATCTGTTCGAGAGCAACCGGCATGATGGGTACACGGCGCGGGCCATCCAGCTCATCGTGAAGGACACAGCGCGCCGGGCCGGGATCGAAAAGATGGTGACACCCCATCGCCTGCGCGCCAGCGTGGCGACCATCCTGCTGGACGCGGGAATGCCGCTGGATCAGGTGCAGAAGTTCCTGCGCCACAAGCGCATCACGACCACCCAGATTTACGCTCAAACCAGCGCCCGGAACATGGGCGAGAGCTACGTCCGAGCGCTGAGCGGTCGTCAGTAGCCCGAAAAGAGCGGCTAGGCCTCTCTTTTCTCCTTAGCGTAGTAGGATTCGTCAATCTTGTCGTAGCCCCAACGACACGCCGGGGGGGGCGACTCCCCTCAGTTCCGGCGACCTGAGGACCAACCTCAGCGCGTCGGGCGACCCCGACTGGTTCAGCTTCACCCTGAGCGACTACGCCGAGGTCAACCTGAAGCTGCGCTACCTGGACAGCCTGGGGGCCGTGCTGAGCACCTTCCAGGGCACCAAGCCCCTCGCGCCCCCGCAGGGCAGCGCCACCTGGGGCGACAACGGCCGGACGGTGAACTGGACGCTGCTGCCCCCCGGCACCTACCGCACGCGCATTACGCCAGCGGGGGACCTGCACTCGCCGCCGCGCCGCAGGCCCAACCTGTACGACCTGGGCCTCACGGTCACGAACAAGGGGCTGGGACCCGACGCCTTCGAGGTGAACGACACGCTGAACACCGCCGCGCCCCTCGCCCCCGAGGCCTACACCACGCGGCCCGCCACCCTGCACGTCGCGGCCGACGTGGACCACTACCGCTTCACGGTCAGCGGGCAAAGCGCGGGGGACGCCCCCTTCGGGAAATTCTTCCGCTTCCGGGTCGCGTCCTCGGACGAGCCGGTCGCCGCTCAGCTCTTCCGGCAGGTGGGGTCCGGCTGGACCGAGGTGCCGCTGGATGGAACGGCCCAGGACGGCTTCGGCGTGCCCGGGGACGGCACCTACGCGGTGCGCGTGAAGGGCACCCGGCGCACCCGCTACTGGTTCAGTGCCGGGTACGCCGTCAAGAAGCCCCAGCAGCCCTCCCTCGAACTCATCCCCGAACTCGTCGCCCTCCTGCCCCAGAGGGACCCGGGCCCCTTCACCGTACTCGGCGACCTGCACTGGGGCGTGTTCGTCCGCGAGCACGAGCGGTACGCGGCGCTCGACGTGGTCGGCGGGGGCCTGCATGCCGCGCTCCTCGACCGCACCGGGAGGGTCGTGGCCGAGGGCCGGGCGCTCAGCGAGGCGCGGGAGGCGACCGAGCGGCTGCCCCTCACCACCCTCACGCCCGGAGAGCCCTACTTCCTGCGGCTGGAACGCCGGGACCTGCCGCCCGCGGACGTGGAGAACGCCCTGCGGCCCGCCCTGAGCTTCAGCCTGAACTGGCAGCCCTGACCCCGATCAGGAAGGAGTCGTCCCCATGCGCCCGAACCTGTACCGCCCCCTGCCCGCCCTGGTCCTCGCGTCGCTGAGCGCCGCCGCCCAGCCCAGCCCGGTCCACCCCTGCGCCCTGCTCACCGCCGCCGAGGCGAGCGCCGCGCTGGGCGAGAGCGTGACCCCGCCCTCCGAGTGGCACACCCGCTACCCCACCCCGGAGCTCGGGCAGTTCGGGGCCTCCGGGACGGAGAAGTACCTGATCTCCAGTTGCGCGTTCCAGGGCCGCAGCGGCCCCGGCCGCCTGGTCCTGATCGAGCTGCGCCAGCTTGAGGCGGGCACGAATTCCACCTGGCGGCCACAGACCCTGTGGGCCGACTGGAAGCGCAGCCGGAAGAAGGTCGCGGGGAGCGGCTTCCAGAATGTCAAGGGCGCGGGCACCGACGCCTTCCTGGTCCCCGGCGAGGCCTTCGCCTACTCCCCGAAGCGGGCCGGGATGCTCGTGCGGGTGCTGCTCACCCGGCCCGGCGGCGCGTCCCCGCAGGTCCTCTCCCGCCTGCTGCGCGCGGCCACGGCCCGCCTGCCGTAGATCGGCGGGGAGATTCACCACCCCGCCGGAACCCGGACAACAAACGGCAGACTCGCAACCATGGAGTCAGACCGGGGTGGTGAGCTGGGTTTTCACACTAATTGACATTAGTGTAATCCAGTGAGGAGGGGGCTTGGGGCGTGGCACCCCCGCCACTCCACCAGGGCGACGCTCCAACCGCAGTCGCTGCAAATGTCGGCTGGAATCGCGGCCCTCAGGACCCGTTGGACAGCAAGAAGCCCACGCTTCAATCCTCAAATGACGGCTGTAACGACGTAGGAGCCGCTGCGGGTCGTCTTGTCCTGGTTTCAATCCTCAGCCGCCTTAAATGACGGCTGTAACCATGTCACGGTGGCGGCGGTGGGTCTTCACCCACTTGTTTCAATCCTCAGCCGCCTTAAATGACGGCTGTAACCTCCAGCGCGTGCCGGGTGGGTTCCAGGCTGGAGAGGTTTCAATCCTCAGCCGCCTTAAATGACGGCTGTAACGCCATGAAGTGGACGTGGGCGAGGCGGGCGGTCAGGTTTCAATCCTCAGCCGCCTTAAATGACGGCTGTAACGCCTGGCGGTCCAGCTCGGCGCGGGAGTTCGCCAGGTTTCAATCCTCAGCCGCCTTAAATGACGGCTGTAACCCACGAGCGCCGAGGTGGACGCGGAGGTGAGGCGCCGGTTTCAATCCTCAGCCGCCTTAAATGACGGCTGTAACGTGTACCGGCGGGCGCTGGAGACCATCCGGGCGCTGTTTCAATCCTCAGCCGCCTTAAATGACGGCTGTAACGGCAGGGGAAGCCTCCGCACAGCACGTCAACTCCGGGTTTCAATCCTCAGCCGCCTTAAATGACGGCTGTAACCCCGGGTCTGGGTCGCCGCCGCGCGGGTCACCAGGTTTCAATCCTCAGCCGCCTTAAATGACGGCTGTAACGGTTCCGCTTTTCAAACGTTCCTAAACGCCGTTCTCTCGCCAAGTTGCGCCGACCCCATCACTGGCGTTGGTTTGCGGCCCAGGCCTTCGTCCCCCAGCGCATCCCAGCCGCACTCCGGCAAGCGCGCGAACCCCCCTCCTCCTGTGCATACCGTGGGGTTCGCGCGGGGCTCACAGGATCAGGGGGGCGCTGAGGTCCCGGTATTGATCGCGGCCGAAGGCGTCGACGAACTTCTCGCGGGGCTGGCGCAGGCGGTAGATGCGGACGCTGTCCTCGGTGGGGTCCATGACGTTCAGGAGCTGTTCGCGCAGGGCGAGCAGTTGCACCTCGGTCACGCTGACCTCGAAGACGCTGTTCTGCACGCGCTGGCCGTGGGCAACGCA from Deinococcus aerius includes the following:
- the cas2 gene encoding CRISPR-associated endonuclease Cas2, which codes for MIDLLITYDVSTETSAGRKRLRRVAKICVAHGQRVQNSVFEVSVTEVQLLALREQLLNVMDPTEDSVRIYRLRQPREKFVDAFGRDQYRDLSAPLIL
- a CDS encoding sugar ABC transporter substrate-binding protein → MKRMFVLMSLALAGTASASTLTVWSHFTDAAELSWLRAQADAFGKATGNKVSIVSVPLDQIPDKLIQSAPKGQGPDMVVTLPQDRLGQLAAAGVVEPMDKYVVSKTDLDRTAVQAMTYRGRLFGLPMFAESVALIYNKKLVPRAPTTWNEFISVAQKNTGNGKFGFLTDLGNAYANYGFFSAYGSYIFKNNGGTLNVQDVGISNAGALKAVSLMNDLRYKYKLVPEGVSADAAKSAFVGGRLAMVVTGPWDMGDIKKAGIDYGITTIPAPPGATGKWGPFVGVQGVVLNAYSKNKTLAAQFAKALVTSPAQFAFNQAGGRIPVSLAARTRLKADPVVTGFGKAISAGTPMPNVPEMGAVWGPWGNAVAQSVQKPGPNYTSILSAALKEIKGNIK
- a CDS encoding tyrosine-type recombinase/integrase; this encodes MVRETVKLWRKHHLSYDQTKHVVEDVRRALGLAAPKERRRTVDRLDREEVERLTEAAYRRASGYGLMVKTLFYTGARVSEFINIRVTDLHLALDPPQVYIAHAKGGSDGYVPILPALAQELRTHLAGRRTGYLFESNRHDGYTARAIQLIVKDTARRAGIEKMVTPHRLRASVATILLDAGMPLDQVQKFLRHKRITTTQIYAQTSARNMGESYVRALSGRQ